The Sabethes cyaneus chromosome 3, idSabCyanKW18_F2, whole genome shotgun sequence DNA window agacacatttactataggccggtatactttggtaccttccgagacggcgcgcttggaaaactcacccggcacaaccacacacaactgtgagtgcacgtctgccatgcccgttgccgtgccatccctgtcggcatgAAGTAATTTGCTGTTTCGTCATtaaccagaatgacattagctgaggatcggttatgtaggagtgagaggggaacgaagagtggaggagaggatccgggagtttgatatttgatgtttttgatattattcctatagcaaacagcctcagcgagggcctcagctaatgtcaaaaaatctttatatgtgtgcgtggtggaatacttcattaaatgaaagaaaatagcgttgctctcctagtggcgtggcttcttcttctttttcctatcgcgctttgcggcctttccactggttttcggtggcatgaagacgatgcttcatattaggttgctctgcagaaactggtagctcttcattaaggaaccaccggacaccggttttgttcaaacaatgtacggtttcgtagtacgttgtaccgcctttctttcgtgtctatgattctctaccctacgttgatccgcctttgttacaacttgctgccgtttgctctggtatataatcagaagtaagccggcgaacggcatcattttcgcattggcatcggtacggtgccgaacagacagcagagagttgcgattgtatctccctcactggactcggcaaggacaaactagtaaaacgcagcgcagcggcagcagcagcagcagcagcagcagcggatcattgtttggtgcagagtgcgccgaacgcgttggttgccggagcatcgatctattatcagctatattagaaccaaatagttgcggggagcggaagagcttgaatcaatggaaaatgctctgtccggtaaccattgtcacctgggaggtgttgtttcaaacattcaagccattctgctggccggattttcaaccacaacccgtcctttttaggacgaacaaatttgtttatgaagagatgaaaattttgtgtatactaaatttctttaattaaatttccaaatgtcgctgattctttaaatcatgaagaatttcttctgatttgatctataaaacgttaaatatgtggtgactcgcggtcttctaactcatgacgttgctttaattttatttttgctaaaaaattttgctaaaaatttttgccttcccacgccaatgcttccctaacacggatgacagaaatatataggagaagagctatggattaaattccctttgaatcaaagggatcaaagtttgattgtatttaatttacgctctatagaatccgctcgaaaatcgttgagcttcagctgttgctacttccccggaataaggcaacgaagacatccaaattcactaagcgagacgccaataaaccgaagagtcaacggatcttcgttgcaagccgtctagaagtatatcgccgccagctacaattgtgacgtttcaaagttggacacattcgtgaaaaaggctttgaagttagttttcaacaagaggaagctggtccaaacaaagaaccggcgcttccggttcgttcgccttccaaacttgctagcgagaagcaagattactaagtcaatgaagaccatagcaaaggcatcgaaaactccaaagccaaaacaagttctaacggagaatgcggtccgaaaaaagctgctgccaagcagtaaatttcttcgattcgtattACTAACAGCTGGtaaaaaacaatcagttcttttaagaactactgaataagtatatgaagcagttgaattgattttgcgaacggcatcattttcgcgttgtttgagttacaaataataatgagagttacgattttatctccctttctggacacggcaaaggtggtaaaactcggcagcagccggttattgtttggtgtggagtgtaaattacgccgaccgtgttggattcgaaacatcgatctattattgtcaattgcaaggaaaatagggcttttgctacacacacatgcaagacatctgttgggcacacattgcatattttcctattcgatgcagcaaaaacgtgctggataaaattatcattttttctaaaattatttatcattttaaagcaactaatagtcaaagtaaccgacaaatgttccctgaaatatatgctgacttttaGTAACTAGGatttcggtgaattcgcgttaaatcggtgtcccaaatatactgttttttgtAGCAATAtgcggcataggccaagttgaaagtaacggaatataaaattggttttagcataataaattgctttcttagccgaaagcaactgctggctattgatatttgtttaattttatcccgctaacttaggtcatagttacatttttgatcattgctaccgcgtcttagcttatttgttgaaaataatttttttatttagtaaacagatatattaccttgccatatgtatgaagcaatttgttatttctgttttaaatgaagaaaataaatcatttaaaaaattttgctcttcccagcccgtgtgctttatatggagctgtcacttttgcctgcccaacagatctccaatacaaatgcactctgcaaacaccctattgtccaatcaataagtgtgcaatcgctcataagtgctattttagcttaaatcgtttcggtttcttcggcgcacttattgcttggaagataacgaaaaagtgcgccgaagataccgaaacgatttaatgcaaaatagcacttttatgagcgatatcgcactttggatggtacaattttacttgcaattgacaataagctgctataatagaatattaaataagctagaaaacccaaattttggtcgcggaagcagaacggcttaaattggtgggaaatgctctgtccggtgttacgattgggagacgaattgctctacattcgtagtcctacttcaagcctgcgcccgtgccactaggcatggacccttatacttttttgatatccgttctcttcaagaaccccaccgacacccaggaatagagggtctcaacgtgccagatggctctaccaggttgaagccgacctgCGTGTGTCGGGAGGTgcaacgaattgacgacgacCCGCCCAGGATCGAGTAAAatggagaagaattcttgatacagcaagaaccaccccggctctcggctggtagagTAGAGTAAGTAAGAATCGAAgcagtacaaaaaaaaaactgccaaCGCTCAAGTCCCCTTAACTCAACTGGAAGACCCATCAACTACCGGAGATTACAACACGTAACGCCCTTAAACCGCACTACCCATACCCACCCACGTTCGAAGAAATGTGCGATCTGTTGGACGATACGCCACGGTCGCCCAGAAAAGGCTCCTATGAAGGCAAGCGAATGCCATCATGGACCATCACGATGATAAATAATAGAAAGAGCTCGTATCGACGGACGGGAGAAATTGTCCAGGCATCGACGGTGGCACGGAACGACACGACCACCATTCCCCGGAAGCCTGATTACCAACGGAAATTTCGAATGAATCTACGAGCTAGTTCTAACGCATGTGTTTAGTTTAAAAGAATTTTGCAAATTTATTATACATTattatataatataatattaagAATCATTTAACAatttagtattttttgttttgctttcagCAAACTTGATAACTTCAAAATACATTTTATTTCCAGTGAGGTACTTTATTAAATAAAGTAGAGCTCATTCGAAGAGTAGAACATGCAGATCAGTTACTAGCTTCCGTAGCATCGCTAGTTTCCGTGGCATCGCTAGTTTCCGCAGCATCGCTAGTTTCCCCAGACTTCTGAACTTGCTTAGTTTCCTCAGACTTCTTAGCTTTCTTCTTCTTTGACCTTCTTTTGGGTTTCATTTTTTGctctataaaaaataaaaaattagttaattttaccTGTTCGTATTCCACCATCTCACTTACCAAGATCCGAAACGTCCTCTCCCATTATTCTCAGCATGTGAATCTTTCTGGATAGCGTAAGATACGCTAGGAGGTGCTGATGACCGTACCAACCCATTAAGTCCAGCTTCAGGCCATTATTTTCATATTGCAGTACAATGCTGCCGTATCCCACATCTTCCGATTCACGACGAAGCTCTTCGCTCACAAGATCCTTCGGAGGTTCCGTTGCCTTCATGTTTTTCAACAGCTCCACTAGATCTGGTCTTTTCACCGGTAACATACGACGGGTAAGGTattcaaaaatactcggaagtCCACGATTTGACATTGGATGTGTGGTAACCTCACCTTTTTTGGTAACCTGTCGAGTAAACACTTTCACTCCTCCCTGGAAGAACTCAATCTTTTCCTGGTTGGTACGGATAACATTGCTCAGAAGGTCCGAGCAAAAGTAAACTCTCGTCTTGTTTACTATCTTACGGTGCATCACGAGATTGCTCGAAAGAAAATCTAAGacgaaaaataattaatgctcTATTTTAAAGATAGTTAAACTACTAGTACCATCTGACAATTCGTAGATATCTATTATCTTTTGGTAAATTTCGTGTGCATCGTGTAAAAATACTAGCCACATATCATTCCTTCTCTGTTCtgcaaactgtttttttttctgtgcctTTTGCAGTGCTTTTTGCCGGTTTACAGCATCCAGATGAGCGTACGTTGGCTCAGGCTTCACTGGTGCCTTCGGGTAATCAACCACTTCCCATGGTACCTCTTTCTTCTTTTCGATCACCGCAAAGAAACCGGCTCCAGTGTTTTGATGATGTGGCAACACTCGAATGCACCGGGTAAGATTGTATCGATCCGCCTCCTCCTCTGCTGGTGGAAACAGACATTTACGAATTGTAGATCTATATTTAACTGGTACGTCCTCGAAAGACTTGTAGAACTGCATCTGTTTGTCTGCATTTGTGTTTGCTGGTTCCCAGTAGGTCAATCCCGGTCTACACTTCAGGTCTGGCAGCAAACCACGCGCTTCGATAATTTCTAGAGAATCTCCAGCTGCAACCAGAAGGCTGTGCAAAACTGCCTCGTTTTCGATCGGGTTCAAGGAATTCGTCGAGTAAACTAGCTTTCCTTTAACCGCTAGCAGTTCAGCACATCTCCTTACCATACGATACTGCACACTATGCATATTGTGTGCCTTCCCCAGATTCCACACTTCATGAAGCTTCTCAGGATTGCGCATGTTTCCATCTCCCGAACAAGGAACCTCGCACAGTATACGATCAAACCGTATATTCTCCAATTCGCCAGCTTCGTTCTCTAGCTTCAGCCGTGGGAATGCTGTCATATCTGCCATGGTCACTAGGAGACAGGGTGAGCCTAAACGTTTCGCCTGATGGACTAAGTGGAAGCCACCTTGATCGATATCGTTGGCTATAACGCATCCACTGGGAATTGTTGCCCTACCACCGTTATGGAGATCTTCGGTCAACTGGGCCATTTTGACCCCTGAACCTGAGCGCATATCTAGCACCTTGTGATGGGACTTCACGCCCAACAGCAGAGGCGGAATCATCGAAAGAGCATCCTGCACGCAAACATTTGCTGATGCAGCCTCGATGAGCAACAATTTGTGCAATTTATGAAATGGACAATCCGGCAAAGGATTTTTCGTGGATGGAAGCTGAAATTGCCAAGCCAATTCGTTAGGGTACCACGGGAGAGCTTCCGGTGGTTCTCCATCACACCCGTTTTCAGTCGCCATTGTAGAGCATTTGTCGAAATAATCCTTTTTCATTATCTTCAACAAAGCTTGTGCATGGCGGTTCGACCAGGTCAAGCGGAATGCGATAGGCTTTTTGGCCAGCTGCTTTACCATGAACTGCTCCCATTCACTGTCCGGACAAATCTCCTGACGTTTATAATAGTTCTTGAAGCTATCCCGCTGTGCGCCTTGCTGTTTAAAGGGTTTCTTCTTAACCGGTTTCAATGGTTCCAATTGATCCTGCTGTGGAAATATCAATGCATAACCTTATAACTTAAGTTCGCCTCATGAAAAAGTACCTGTTCTTCCTCTGGATTATTACGAAGTTTTTTCTTAGACGATTCCTCGGCTTCGATCGGTCTCTTATTGCTACTCATTTTGTATGAAAAATTAGATCAAAAATACTTTATAACGCTAACTAGCTAAACGAATTAAAAGCTTTGTGTAACTGCCTCTGAAGCTCCTTTCATGCACACGGTTCACACAATAAAGGACACAGGAAGCACAGGAAGGCGCTTTTCAATCGAATAAAGAATAACGGAATtcaccaaggggtttccagcggGGCGGAAGCATGCGTAGTAATTAGAGATTACCTAATAATCTTTTATACGTCTTAATTTCAGCAATTTCAGCCtgatctacactcttaaatgattctacctgtaaataggtcggatttagttaaagctaggttgaaactactcaaaatgcccttaaagtgtacaaactcaaactttgggtaaaaatttcaaccaattttggctacttgctaccgataattgaattattctctatgacaaataacgcaattttaagttcctagtaccaattttttggttgaaaaactactcaaaatctgagtttgtacactttaagggcattttgagtagtttcaacctaactttaactcaatccgaccaatttacaggtagaatcatttaagagtgtagggctgatcaaacgctttaatagctgattttatggtttaggtttagaaataaaaaccttttttcagctgttaagggggcatagtaccttttcaatttttaaaaaccgaaattttttttattgattattccgaaagattaacattttgactatagattttgaccatatgtgttcgAAGgtgtttggatgaattccaaaaattgacaaagttagaGCTGTTTGagccgcgcatgtctggagcgattacacagcgaataaaaactgcAACGCCGTTATTCTTGAAACCAGGTTTTTCAAGAACGGCTCAaacaattctcatgattcttttttttttgtttgttttaaagccaacaaaattatctagtgtttgacccattcttttttcgatattgcaatttttgtattttgtagaaatgtttaaaatcaattttttcgactaaaaaccttacttttatgtttgaatgttcgCCATtctgttatgcgttcgaattttaaaaaaagagtGGGTCATACACAAGATAATTCAATACTTTCACGTCGAAAGAAGAAGAGATtcccatatgaaaacaaaactgtaaatattagtataaaatgcaaagttttgaatgcaaaaaaaacGCGATGTGATTGGCCTTTCAcgttatcgaaaaaaaaaatatttgaaataaggcaaaaaacacATGGTGTAAAAgttactacccaagtaacaatttctggctgatcaaacgcttttatagctgattttattcaacctattactacccaagtaacaatttctggctgatcaaacgcttttatagctgattttattcaacctgtgactgaattatggtttaggtttagaaataaaaaccttttttcagcccctaaacatctaaatctggtgattttatcaagcttcagacttgttaaagctgctttcgaagctgcgatgaagcttaatagagttttttgcgcgcttttaaatagccaatttgcgcaatgctgtcaattctatttttagaacgagaaatagttttgcagcaTGCTCTTCCAACCGCTTAATCAAcgattcatcaacctttatgcagccaaaaaaaatctatttttaaatttaaaaaaatggaacgcgtcatttttttattttgccgtacACATTGTCgagcgcgatatttttaatttcgaataactttaattcgtataagtaagctaactaattaaaaatgcatgtctttttttccgggaattgaacccgccatcttttgatc harbors:
- the LOC128744036 gene encoding tRNA (cytosine(34)-C(5))-methyltransferase-like, encoding MSSNKRPIEAEESSKKKLRNNPEEEQQDQLEPLKPVKKKPFKQQGAQRDSFKNYYKRQEICPDSEWEQFMVKQLAKKPIAFRLTWSNRHAQALLKIMKKDYFDKCSTMATENGCDGEPPEALPWYPNELAWQFQLPSTKNPLPDCPFHKLHKLLLIEAASANVCVQDALSMIPPLLLGVKSHHKVLDMRSGSGVKMAQLTEDLHNGGRATIPSGCVIANDIDQGGFHLVHQAKRLGSPCLLVTMADMTAFPRLKLENEAGELENIRFDRILCEVPCSGDGNMRNPEKLHEVWNLGKAHNMHSVQYRMVRRCAELLAVKGKLVYSTNSLNPIENEAVLHSLLVAAGDSLEIIEARGLLPDLKCRPGLTYWEPANTNADKQMQFYKSFEDVPVKYRSTIRKCLFPPAEEEADRYNLTRCIRVLPHHQNTGAGFFAVIEKKKEVPWEVVDYPKAPVKPEPTYAHLDAVNRQKALQKAQKKKQFAEQRRNDMWLVFLHDAHEIYQKIIDIYELSDDFLSSNLVMHRKIVNKTRVYFCSDLLSNVIRTNQEKIEFFQGGVKVFTRQVTKKGEVTTHPMSNRGLPSIFEYLTRRMLPVKRPDLVELLKNMKATEPPKDLVSEELRRESEDVGYGSIVLQYENNGLKLDLMGWYGHQHLLAYLTLSRKIHMLRIMGEDVSDLEQKMKPKRRSKKKKAKKSEETKQVQKSGETSDAAETSDATETSDATEASN